A stretch of the Bacteroidota bacterium genome encodes the following:
- a CDS encoding ATP-dependent Clp protease adaptor ClpS — translation MKINDFDKQHEFDTESEVLLAPDEVEVEGKQLIVYNDDFNTFDHVIESLIKVCKHDPIQAEQCTFLIHYKGKCSVKKGSYDALEPMCTALLERGITAEIE, via the coding sequence ATGAAGATTAACGATTTTGATAAGCAACATGAATTTGATACTGAATCGGAGGTATTATTAGCTCCGGATGAAGTGGAAGTTGAAGGAAAACAATTGATTGTTTACAACGATGATTTTAACACCTTTGATCATGTCATAGAGTCGTTGATTAAAGTATGTAAACACGATCCCATACAAGCAGAGCAATGCACATTTTTGATTCATTATAAAGGAAAATGTTCTGTGAAAAAAGGTTCCTATGATGCTTTAGAACCGATGTGTACTGCATTGCTTGAAAGAGGAATTACTGCGGAGATTGAATAA
- a CDS encoding M48 family metallopeptidase — MKKKIVLAVGALAIVIIACQKVPITGRKQMSLISESEMIGMSLTSYAEFLSKNPAVAETDANAKMVSRIGVNMQKAVEKFMADKGLSSRLEGYQWEFHMVNENTVNAWCMPGGKVVVYSGLLPVTQTEAGLACVMGHEIAHAVARHGNERMSQGLLVQAGGAALSVALSQKPQLTQNLFLQSYGVTSQLGMLKYSRTHESEADKMGLVFMAIAGYDPSEAIAFWERMEQASGGNKPPEILSTHPSDATRIADIKAFLPEAMKYYKK; from the coding sequence ATGAAAAAGAAAATTGTATTAGCGGTTGGCGCATTGGCCATTGTGATTATTGCTTGTCAGAAAGTACCTATTACCGGACGAAAGCAAATGAGTTTGATATCCGAATCGGAAATGATTGGGATGAGTTTGACAAGTTATGCTGAGTTTTTATCAAAAAATCCTGCTGTAGCTGAAACCGATGCGAATGCAAAAATGGTTTCACGCATTGGTGTGAACATGCAAAAGGCAGTCGAGAAATTTATGGCAGATAAAGGTTTATCCAGCCGATTAGAAGGCTATCAATGGGAGTTTCACATGGTAAATGAAAATACAGTGAATGCTTGGTGTATGCCGGGCGGAAAGGTGGTTGTGTATTCTGGGTTACTTCCTGTAACACAAACTGAAGCCGGATTGGCTTGCGTAATGGGACACGAAATTGCACATGCAGTAGCCCGCCATGGGAACGAACGTATGAGCCAAGGTTTATTAGTACAAGCGGGTGGTGCGGCTTTGTCTGTTGCTCTTTCGCAAAAACCACAATTAACTCAAAATTTATTTTTACAATCGTATGGTGTTACTTCTCAGTTGGGAATGTTAAAATATTCCCGCACACATGAAAGTGAAGCGGATAAAATGGGCTTGGTTTTTATGGCGATTGCAGGTTATGACCCTTCGGAAGCGATTGCCTTTTGGGAGCGCATGGAACAAGCAAGCGGAGGAAATAAACCACCGGAAATTTTAAGCACTCATCCGAGTGATGCGACTCGTATAGCAGATATTAAAGCATTTTTGCCGGAGGCAATGAAGTATTATAAAAAGTAG